The following proteins are encoded in a genomic region of Haloarcula salinisoli:
- a CDS encoding GIDE domain-containing protein: protein MVLPQLVALGALAVGGYFCYTGGRRLQTVFHILRNDPLPVRDLHGHRGPVEIEGRAVEGDAGTVEAPFTGSRCLAYTYEVEELRQSGKTQSWKTLDTGMGGVDFVVDDGTGRVVVNPDGADIHLESHSVTIPPNTELPERIAQYVAENENVDPQDRVIDLKITQFEVGNNQRFTERRLDVGETVYVYGQATRGPSAEWGSNLVDALVGDGAGTPVFVISDTDERGTAWRIARGGLWRAGLGLALVAAAVGLTLSALV from the coding sequence ATGGTCCTCCCGCAGCTCGTCGCCCTCGGTGCCCTCGCCGTCGGTGGCTACTTCTGTTACACCGGCGGCCGTCGACTCCAGACCGTCTTCCACATCCTCCGGAACGACCCCCTGCCCGTGCGCGACCTCCACGGCCACCGCGGCCCCGTCGAGATAGAGGGCCGGGCCGTCGAGGGCGACGCCGGCACCGTCGAGGCACCCTTCACCGGCTCGCGCTGTCTGGCCTACACCTACGAGGTCGAAGAGCTTCGCCAGTCGGGCAAGACCCAGTCCTGGAAGACGCTGGACACCGGGATGGGCGGCGTCGACTTCGTCGTCGACGACGGCACCGGGCGGGTGGTCGTCAATCCCGACGGCGCGGACATCCACCTCGAATCGCACTCGGTGACGATTCCGCCCAACACCGAGTTGCCCGAGCGAATCGCCCAGTACGTCGCCGAAAACGAGAACGTCGACCCGCAGGACCGGGTGATAGACCTGAAGATAACGCAGTTCGAGGTCGGTAACAACCAGCGGTTCACCGAGCGCCGCCTCGACGTCGGCGAGACGGTGTACGTCTACGGGCAGGCGACACGGGGGCCATCCGCCGAGTGGGGGAGCAACCTCGTCGACGCGCTCGTGGGCGACGGAGCGGGGACGCCGGTGTTCGTCATCTCCGATACCGACGAACGCGGGACGGCGTGGCGAATCGCTCGTGGCGGGCTCTGGCGGGCCGGGCTGGGTCTCGCTCTGGTCGCGGCCGCCGTGGGACTCACACTCTCGGCGCTCGTGTGA
- a CDS encoding GIDE domain-containing protein, whose amino-acid sequence MYPILSNDPLPVAQLHGHRGPVEIEGQAVEGDDGTVESPLTGTRCLAYSYKLEEYVREGGNRKWATVGAGMDGVEFVVDDGTGRVVVDPNGADINCQPHSERVRSGREPPNVSDAVEFIDSSEKVYGFTYRRTLTDDVVESVDSNEKAFGFSELKQPTDDADEPLRLIRDNKQRYTERRLHPGDDVHVYGQARRGPSVEWGSSLVDVMVGDGDEAPMFVISDTDQGGAARRVAWRGLRKAGFGLLITLWLGGFFVLLM is encoded by the coding sequence GTGTACCCGATACTCAGCAACGACCCGCTGCCGGTGGCGCAACTCCACGGTCACCGCGGTCCCGTCGAGATCGAGGGACAGGCCGTCGAGGGCGACGACGGCACCGTCGAGTCGCCCTTGACCGGAACCCGCTGTCTGGCCTACAGTTACAAGCTCGAGGAATACGTCCGGGAAGGAGGTAACCGGAAGTGGGCGACGGTCGGAGCGGGGATGGACGGTGTCGAGTTCGTCGTCGACGACGGCACCGGACGGGTGGTCGTCGACCCCAACGGCGCGGATATCAATTGCCAACCTCACTCGGAGCGGGTCAGGTCCGGACGCGAGCCACCCAACGTCAGCGACGCCGTCGAATTCATCGACTCGAGTGAGAAAGTATACGGGTTCACCTACCGCAGAACACTCACAGATGATGTCGTCGAATCCGTGGACTCGAATGAGAAAGCGTTCGGGTTCAGCGAGCTCAAACAACCCACAGACGATGCCGACGAACCACTCCGGCTAATCCGGGACAACAAACAGCGATACACCGAGCGCCGTCTCCACCCGGGCGACGATGTACACGTCTACGGGCAGGCCCGACGCGGGCCGTCCGTCGAGTGGGGGAGTAGCCTCGTCGACGTGATGGTGGGCGACGGCGACGAAGCGCCGATGTTCGTCATTTCGGACACGGACCAGGGAGGGGCGGCGCGGCGAGTCGCCTGGCGGGGACTCCGGAAAGCGGGGTTCGGACTGCTCATCACCCTGTGGTTGGGTGGATTTTTCGTCCTGCTAATGTGA